A single genomic interval of Deltaproteobacteria bacterium harbors:
- a CDS encoding acyl-CoA dehydrogenase, which translates to MGKNFFNRDDRDIKFVLFEHLKVADLFKYEAFRDFSQEDFEMIIQEAMKVGKEVLGPANQDGDREGCTYENGVVKVPSSFHHCWKVMAENSWIALAAKPDFGGQGLPAVLSGLIAELFIAANMSIMTYPGLSISNAAVIEHYGTEGDKALFVEKLNTGVWSGTMCLTEADAGSDVGWLRTKAVPDKASGDPRLYKIEGNKRFITCGEHDLTENIIHLVLARIEGGPPGTKGISLFIVPKIWVNPDGSLGEPNDVFCSGIEHKMGIHGSSTCSLIFGENGGCRGFLLGEPHSGMAKMFQMMNEARMGCGVQALGLTAGAYDCARQYAKERLQGPLFTNRSGDRVPIIQHEDVRRMLMNLKAGTEAMRAVIGKLFYLIDIAQHDPDETNRKMAFRQVELLTPLVKAYFSDFGYSLIRDAMQILGGVGYCQEFPVEQYARDSKIVSIWEGTNYIQALDLVGRKLGMEGGKVFQDWIQGIMSFTGQYKEDPDFGPDLKLLFKATQAIGDFTLRYMQYFQGEKVRLIGLTATRFLDCFSEVLMAHLMLEQGLLARDRLKEVEAGSADGIFYRGKIETVKFFCRNILPNVFARYTSLQQEDFSALDIPEEAF; encoded by the coding sequence ATGGGAAAAAATTTTTTTAATCGGGACGATCGGGATATAAAGTTTGTGCTGTTTGAACACTTGAAGGTGGCCGATCTTTTTAAGTACGAAGCCTTTCGGGATTTCAGTCAAGAGGACTTCGAGATGATCATTCAGGAGGCTATGAAAGTCGGGAAAGAGGTCCTGGGCCCGGCCAATCAGGATGGGGACCGAGAAGGATGCACCTATGAAAATGGGGTAGTCAAAGTTCCAAGCTCCTTTCATCACTGCTGGAAAGTTATGGCGGAAAACAGTTGGATTGCCCTGGCGGCCAAGCCGGATTTTGGGGGGCAGGGTTTGCCGGCTGTTTTGAGCGGATTGATCGCCGAACTGTTTATAGCGGCCAATATGTCTATCATGACTTATCCCGGTTTGTCCATCTCCAATGCCGCGGTTATTGAACACTATGGGACTGAGGGAGATAAGGCCCTTTTTGTCGAAAAGCTCAATACCGGTGTCTGGTCCGGGACCATGTGCCTGACCGAGGCCGACGCCGGCTCGGACGTCGGCTGGCTTCGGACCAAGGCGGTTCCTGATAAGGCCTCGGGAGATCCCCGCCTTTATAAGATCGAAGGAAATAAACGGTTTATTACCTGCGGAGAACATGATTTGACCGAAAATATCATCCACCTGGTCCTGGCCCGTATAGAAGGGGGGCCTCCAGGGACCAAAGGGATCAGCCTTTTTATCGTACCCAAGATCTGGGTCAATCCGGACGGATCTTTAGGGGAACCCAATGATGTCTTTTGCAGTGGCATCGAACACAAGATGGGCATCCACGGCTCTTCCACCTGTTCCCTGATTTTTGGCGAAAACGGCGGTTGCAGAGGCTTTCTCCTGGGTGAACCCCATAGCGGTATGGCCAAGATGTTCCAGATGATGAATGAGGCCCGGATGGGTTGCGGGGTCCAGGCCCTGGGTTTGACGGCCGGCGCTTATGACTGCGCCCGTCAATATGCCAAGGAAAGGCTCCAGGGGCCGCTCTTTACCAACCGTAGCGGGGACCGGGTGCCGATTATTCAGCATGAAGATGTGCGGCGGATGCTCATGAATCTAAAGGCCGGGACCGAGGCCATGCGGGCCGTGATCGGTAAACTTTTTTATCTGATCGATATTGCCCAACACGATCCTGATGAAACCAACCGGAAAATGGCCTTTCGTCAGGTGGAGTTGCTCACCCCTCTGGTCAAGGCCTATTTCTCGGACTTCGGATATAGTCTGATCCGGGATGCCATGCAGATCCTGGGCGGCGTCGGCTACTGTCAGGAGTTCCCGGTGGAACAATACGCCCGGGATTCCAAGATCGTCTCCATCTGGGAAGGGACCAACTATATCCAGGCCCTCGATCTGGTGGGCCGCAAGCTGGGCATGGAGGGGGGAAAGGTTTTTCAGGATTGGATCCAGGGGATTATGAGCTTTACCGGTCAGTATAAAGAAGACCCGGATTTCGGGCCGGATTTAAAACTCCTTTTTAAAGCCACCCAAGCTATTGGTGACTTTACCTTGCGTTATATGCAGTATTTTCAGGGGGAAAAGGTCCGGTTGATCGGTTTAACGGCCACCCGATTCCTGGATTGTTTTTCTGAGGTCCTCATGGCCCACCTGATGCTGGAGCAGGGCCTTCTGGCCCGAGACCGGCTCAAAGAGGTTGAGGCCGGCTCAGCCGACGGCATTTTTTACCGAGGGAAAATAGAAACGGTCAAATTTTTCTGCCGAAATATCCTGCCCAATGTCTTTGCCCGTTATACCTCCCTTCAGCAGGAAGACTTTTCGGCTCTCGATATCCCGGAAGAGGCTTTTTAA